One genomic window of Oncorhynchus clarkii lewisi isolate Uvic-CL-2024 chromosome 5, UVic_Ocla_1.0, whole genome shotgun sequence includes the following:
- the LOC139409978 gene encoding calsenilin-like translates to MQADGKGVDGGLLPDANGKEPSPGGQREDRGKWQKPRITRKSLMKCCLVKWIIDSTTNTQGPESSDCELELSTVRHQPEGLEQLQVQTQFTKKELQSLYRGFKNECPSGLVDEETFKNIYSQFFPQGDATTYAHFLFNAFDMDRNGSIRFEDFVIGLSVLLRGSETEKLRWAFNLYDINKDGYITKEEMLAIMTSIYDMMGRYTSPSVRDVDPSEHVDKFFQKMDRNRDGVVTIDEFIETCQKDENIMASMQLFENVI, encoded by the exons ATGcag GCTGATGGAAAGGGAGTGGACGGTGGCCTGCTGCCTGATGCCAACGGGAAGGAGCCCAgcccaggaggacagagggaggacagagggaaatGGCAGAAGCCCCGAATCACTCGTAAATCTCTGATGAAGTGCTGCCTCGTCAAATGGATCATTGACAGCACCACAAACACTCAGGGGCCAG AGAGTAGCGACTGTGAATTGGAGCTTTCTACTGTTCGTCACCAGCCTGAAGGCTTGGAACAGCTCCAGGTCCAGACCCAGTTCACCAAGAAGGAGTTGCAGTCACTCTACAGAGGCTTTAAAAAC GAGTGTCCCAGCGGGCTGGTGGATGAGGAGACTTTCAAGAACATCTACTCACAGTTCTTCCCCCAGGGAG ATGCCACCACATATGCACATTTCCTGTTCAACGCATTTGACATGGACAGAAATGGCTCTATCCGTTTCGAG GACTTTGTGATTGGACTATCTGTACTGCTCAGAGGTTCAGAAACAGAGAAACTCCGGTGGGCCTTCAATCTGTATGATATCAACAAGGATGGCTACATCACCAAGGAG GAGATGTTGGCCATAATGACGTCCATCTATGACATGATGGGCAGGTATACCTCTCCCAGTGTACGAGATGTTGATCCATCTGAGCATGTGGACAAGTTCTTTCAG AAAATGGATCGGAACAGAGATGGGGTGGTGACCATTGATGAGTTCATAGAGACTTGTCAGAAG GATGAAAATATCATGGCCTCCATGCAGCTCTTTGAGAACGTCATCTAG